GACCTTGCGGACATGGCCGATGGTCTCGCGGTAGGGGGGGATGCCGCCGTGGCGCGAGACGGCTTCGGGGCCGGCATTGTATCCGGCGAGGGCCAACTCCCGTGACCCGAAGCGGTCGAGCATCAGGAGGAGGTAGCGGGCCGAACCATCAAGGTTCTGGTGCATGTCATGGGGATCGACACCCAGCATGGTGGCGGTGCCGGGCATCAGCTGGCCAAGGCCGATGGCGCCCGCATGGCTGATCGCATGCGGGTTGTATGCGCTCTCGATCTCGACATTGGCACGGAAATAGTGGCGCCATTCGCTGACGCTCATGCCCGCCTTGCGCAGCGCGGTATGGCCGCCATAGCGCATCGCGGTCCGGTCTATGGCGTCAAGGATCTCGGGGCGCGGAGTGGCGGGGCGGGGCTGGCGAAAGCCTGGCTCGGGCGCGGCCAGCAGCGCCATGCTTTGGGCTGTAGGCGCGGCATCAGGCAGGCGCTCGGCCTCGGGGATGATCGGATGCCCGCTGGAGCCGAAATGGCGGGCGAAGCCGTTGCTCTGGTCTCGGAACTGAAAGCTGCCGTCAGATCCTGGCACGAGAACCATGCCATTGGCGGCGGCTGGATGGGTGTTAAGTGTCAGCCCCCCTAACAGGCAGGCAGCTGCCATCGTTGAAAATTTCAATTTTCTGTCCCTTGAGCGTCGGGAAGGCGATCGTGGGCAGACCCCATGAGGTCAGCTTGGCGATGACGCCTACGGCCGAGCGAATGATTTCCGGTTCGCGGGTCAGCTTGAACACGAGCATCTTGCGGGTTTCACGGTCGGGCCAGACGATCTCGAAATACCATTGGCCCACTGTCGCAGTGCCCTTCTTCGAGACGTCCTCGAGGCTTTCGATGACCACGGAACCGCCCGCTTCGATGATCGCGCGAACCTCTGTTGCGATGATCACTGGCGATGAAACTCTTGTCATTGCTGGCTCCGATGAATGTTGGAGCCTTATTGCACTATCCTAAATCCAACTGCACCAAGTTTGTAACACTTGATATCAACACCTACTGTATAAAACAACTATTACAATAGTGCAAGCGTTATAATTGCAGATCATTGCGATTATTCTTGTGCCCTCACGGGGCACTCAAAGACCTGAAAGCTGCCGTCCTTGTTGCTGGCTATGGGACCAAGCGTCTGCACCGGCCAATCCATCGACTTCGCCATGCGCGCGAAGGCGGGCGAGCCCAGAAACAGCACCGACGCGGCCCCTTGGTCGGCCAGAAATGCGTTCACCGCCCGCAGCATCAACCGCGAGACCTCGCGCGGGCCATTCACCACCATGCGGGTCATTTCCCACACGTCCTCACGGAAAGGCGGGGTGGTGGCGCAAAGCCCGGCGGGCAGCCCCGAGATCACGCCCATGCAGGCGTCACGGATCATGTAGCTGTAGCGGACCCGCCCTTTGCCGCTGATCTGGTCGGTGCGGCGCA
The genomic region above belongs to Paracoccus aestuarii and contains:
- a CDS encoding lytic transglycosylase domain-containing protein; this translates as MVLVPGSDGSFQFRDQSNGFARHFGSSGHPIIPEAERLPDAAPTAQSMALLAAPEPGFRQPRPATPRPEILDAIDRTAMRYGGHTALRKAGMSVSEWRHYFRANVEIESAYNPHAISHAGAIGLGQLMPGTATMLGVDPHDMHQNLDGSARYLLLMLDRFGSRELALAGYNAGPEAVSRHGGIPPYRETIGHVRKVMTVFSRLNGDIP
- a CDS encoding acyl-homoserine-lactone synthase, whose product is MTMELTQHRFSDASGACHVEIIRCPENLDRWHLVTDYLKIRKQVFVDQMDWPLFHAEDLEFEQYDTFDTIYAVATEHGRVIGGARLRRTDQISGKGRVRYSYMIRDACMGVISGLPAGLCATTPPFREDVWEMTRMVVNGPREVSRLMLRAVNAFLADQGAASVLFLGSPAFARMAKSMDWPVQTLGPIASNKDGSFQVFECPVRAQE